cctcgattaaccccctttcttttcgtttaatacataacgagggtctcgaatgtggcaacattgatgcctaccggtagcatgtgtgggtttattgaccggttgttttcacccaaaaaaatcacgttcccgtgacgcctgaggcagaaaggacgttccacatccgccacgaacgtctgtgagtggtggcgctggctaacactcttaGGGTTCTGCAAGGAAAtgtaaatgcccaagaaagtggacggggaaacagcgccgcggtacctcaattggtagagcatcgcacgcgaaatgcgaaggatgTGGGATGTTTCCCAACCTGGGGCAAGTTGTGTATTCGTcctctttcattttcattaatttatcgtttctttattttatttattaagcactagtaatttcccctgtgttgtcttcggtgacagtgtttgttggcttcttatgttttGTCATGAATGTAAGACGAGGTATGAGTAACTTAAGTGATAGAATGGTCTGGCAATACAACCCGCATATACCACATGTCCTATgtcaaggcgtggcatatactacatgcacctaaatatatacACGTGTTTTCGCTCACGGTGACGCCGGCatcggacgccgacgccgacacccaATTTTCGGTGACAAGGCGCCCTCCACGCTTCCGCGTTCAAAGAACACGCCATCATTATGCACCGCACGCCCGAATAGTATAGATAGCCAGAATTTGGGACGACTAGAAGCGTTTCACAAATCCAAGTGGCGCAGTTTGAAATATCCGGCTTGATGTCCTGTAGCACCCTATGGCTATGAGTGTAGTGTGTTTTAGCCATGCTATATGTAGCCAAGTATCCAAAGCAAGTTCACAACCGACGGTACGCTTTGACAGCGTCCATTCCAACAAGCTGGCTTCCAGACTTTCCTTTATGAACTGGGAAAAATCCGTTTGTTGATCtgttctttcgggggggggggggggggggtaaatgtAGTGTCTATTGCTATGCTACACATAACGAACTATCTAAAACCAGTTGATAACTATGTAGCGTGAATGCTGTTGCATACCGGTTTTATCTGATTCTTTACACCAAGTCGGCAACGTTGTAAGCACATCTACGGCGGAGTGAAGCAGTCTGTTCGAATTGTGTCTGTTATTATCCAGTTAAATTGTTACATTTAAAGAGGCAGGATTGAAAAACCGCGTTGTGAGGTCCTGTGAATTGTTTGGATCAGGTGGGCTCTTTAGTGGGACCTTAATCTATCTGTTAAATTCTGTGTAATTTCCTCCGCGTAGGAATGCGGCCAGCGAAGCCACGAATTCAAGCAGCGCCTTCTTAGTGAGCGTAACGTCATAGCCACGGAGCTAGTGTCGGTTCATTCCTTATACAAAAAACCTTCTGGCCCCAACAGTGCACAGAAACACTGTGTGATGTATCAACTTGGCCTAGAATTATGCTAGATACTGCCATAGAAAGCGCTACCAAATAGACGAGAAGAGACATGCCATTATTTATGTACTGACGCCCATTTTCGATTCAGCAGCAGATATGTCGTTTGGATGGAAGGGAGCAAGACAGGAGAAAGAATAGCTTCGACTCATTAAACCTTAGATAACACATAGTAGGCTTCAAAGAAagtattcatgtttttttttacactaatTTCGATGAAGCACTGATCCAAATATCACCAATGACTGCAATTTCTCTTACCTCTGTTATGATTTCTCCGTCCGAACAATCTCTACCAGCCCTATGTTAAAAGGACCCCAAAAAACATCGTCTTATATAGTTTTTCGGTTCAACCAATATCACCTAAATGCGATGGTGAGTCCGCCATCTTCTTTGGTATGTTGGTTACTCTGCAGAAATAAGACGTAGCCTCAGGTCTAATGCTTCGACCTTGACCTCGAGCATTTCCCTACCCGCCGCAGagccttagcggctatggtgtcgaGTTGTTGcggacgaggtcgcggggtcgattcccagtcgcggcggccgcacttagacgagagcaaaatgcaaaaaacgcctgtgtcccgtgcacTTGGGCCACTTTAGAGGACACCAGCTGATCAGAATTATTAGTCCTCCAAtacggtgtgccttataatcagatcgcgattatggcgcgtaaaacctcagtttattttattgattAGCCTTTCCCCACGTAGTACACCATAGTTTGATGACGCGTTCTCCTGCTGAAAGCAGCGTTATTTGACACAACATTGCTAATGCACCATAATAACTTGTGTTTTCAGATGAAATAATGAAGTAACTGCCGTGTGTGGTTACACAGAACTGCTAAACTTAAACAGCATTTCATCTCCTGTACCCTTACACTGCTCCTTTCAATGAGCTGTACCAGAAAGCGATGGCATTACCTATACTTGTGCATGCCCAATTTTCGGTTCGAGCTTAGTTAGTAAAAACAAGTTAGTACATGccatacaaaaataaaattagttGAGGCGTTATCAGTATAATGTCGGAATGCCGCGTTGCTGCTAATGGTCTCACGAGTTCTGTGTATGGCGTTCGGCGTATGAACGTCTTGAATATCATAGCTTAGTTGAGATGGCTATTACCTGAAAACTATACGAGATAGTACTGCTACAATCGTCGTAACTGTCATGGGGTCTTCATAATATTTCTTGTGGCATCACGGTCATACTGCCCTGGCACCGTCATCCATCCGTTGTCATCATTACAACCATGTTTTCTTCTCCGTTTTAACGTCAACCGAATTCTCTAAAGTGTACTACCTACTGAGAATTCCAAAATATTTTAAAGGTTCCTTGGACGCCCGTTCTTTATAGTATTTTATATACCGGCTTTCTTCTTATGTCATTTGCCTCTGCTTTGCCCCTATGTTTCTGTGCTTTAAATATGACGGCTTAGACTGCAactttttcctttcttgtttcgTAAATGGCATACTTACCCTCACTCCTCAATGTTCCTTCGACAGCAAACGTAATATATGTGTGTCATAACATCCACAATGAAGAGGAACAGTTCAGGGTGATAAGTACGAgttgaaaagacaaaaaaacgcTTAGTACGCGGTGAGCCTGGGAAATAACCCAGGAACGAGCCTATCGGCATAAAAGCAGCTATACGTGCCCCCAGTGTGAAAATGCAGACCGCAGTTGCTCTCGGTAAATTTTAGTGTATACTGAAGACATTAATCCATCGGCGCCAGAACTGTTGATTGTTGCCTTCAAAGCAGCGTTACTGAAATATTCGCAATGCCTGCGATTTCTCTTGCCTCTATTATGATTAATCCTTCCAACTATTTTTGCCAACCGCTCATACCCGGCCACAGAACACATCCTCGACAGTGTGTAAGTACAAAGATTATTCCCGAAACACGATGTTGAGGCCGTTATGTTCTTTCGTATGCCGGTTGCCCTGCAGAAATAATACGTCAAGTCACGCCTAATGCTACGACATCGACCTTGAACGTTTACCCACGTAGTACACCATTATTTTATGGCGCATTGtgctgctgaaattgagaacattttctctCAATATTCTTTAATGGATTTCCCATCAAACGCCTACTTTTAGCCTGTTTGAAGGTTTTAAGACAGGAAAGGCGTGTTCATTTTCAAAATTGTCCCTAAAGTTACTCTGGGAGAACTTATCACATTCCCATTTTATTTACCTCTTGCCTAGATGTCGCTCCATTTGTATATATAACAGTCATTCGGTTCAAATGTTACCCTATTTCATTCATTCTTAAAGCTTCTGTAGTCCATAGAGCTTCAACAATTCCTGTGCATTTGCTCCCTATGGGCGGTAGTGCTTCCCGGCTAGGAAATTATAAGGACCTTGCAAGCTACAGTGCAGTCTAACCTGATTTTGGCATTGTTTCAGGCACTGGGAGGAGCGTCCTTAAAGCGCATTTTTCGTCAGTATGAAAACACCGCAATACGCAATGAGGCTGtactttttcttaatttcagagACATACCATTACAGCGCCGCTACATGTTTGATTTGATTCACACGTCGCGCTTCCTGCGCTAGGAGGCGTGGTGATAAAAGTCTTGCTTTCTCTTTTAGAAGTACCCGCCATAACGGTTCCGCTGCCTCTGCTCGAAAATGTGGCGACGAAATTCTCTTGCATTTCTTGTAATGTACGTGGAGCTGCTTCCTGCTGTGGAGGTCAGTTCAATGAATTTTGTGGTCGCCTTGGTAGGAAGGGTTACAGTAGACCTTCTGACTTGTCTGCTGCTAGATGTCATCGCAGAAGAGTCGTTTCTCTGACTGGAAGGCGCGACAAGCGAATGCACTTTTTCTATTCTGGTCTTGCTCGCAGGAGACGTTTGtcttttctctcctcttgtgCACGCGTCTTTGAAGGCTGGGCTTCGCCGTTCGTCGAGCTATGTGCCAAGTTTCCCAGCACGAGACTCTTCTCTTGAAGCTGTAGAAACAGGTCTTCTATTTTCCCGTTGGGCGTTTCGGCGTGAGGGGTGTTGGTTTCTTTGCTCGGTGTCGTGACATGCTGATTATCGGCATCGCTAGGGTAGATCACATGTTGGCCACGGCGAGATGAAATCTCGGAGGCGATCCACGGCAGGTAGAAGCGAAGGTTCGTGTGTAGGCTGGTGCCGTTTGGTCGAGCGCAGCCCAATCCAAACGACACGATGCCCACTTGGTAGCCAAGCCCGTGTCTCCACATGGTGACAGGACCACCAGAGTCACCCTGTAAAATAAATGTATACGCATATTATGTAGGATGCAAGTCATGGGTACCCCGATATTTATAGGACCGTGCTGCTCGTTGAAAAAGGATCTAAACTTACTGTGGTTCTGCCAACGGAACTGAAAGAAATATCTTGCCATCATTGTGAAATATGCCAATACTTGGGGTTACAGGTTTGTAAACACTCATCGCTAAACTGTATAACACAGAAGCGTGCATGCATTTATGTGCAGTTATGTGGAATGTGTTGTGTTATATACAGGTTTCTCTTGTCAGCACTATTCAGCACCGTCGAAAAAAATTTGATCGGTGCAGTGCTTCGTTTTGCTAACTTGAAAGACATTGTATAAACCGTTGGTATTTTCCACCAAGTTATCTGTTAACAATACTACTAACGACATTATTAAAGTAAAATAGGGTCACGATATGTCTCTAATCCATATGGTTAACGCGGAGGTTGAAAACATCTGTTTATGTGAACGTTTCTCGAACACATATAAAAATTAAATGCTCCCTCAGTATTTATTGTCTGTATTCCGAAACTATTACCTTCGCATTGAGCAGAATAAATTTGCGAAGTTACCTTTCACCTTCTTGCCGACCGTTACAGAATAATATGCCaataaatttacagaaaaatattTCAAACGGGCTGACAAATGGTCAATCGCCTTGACCCCAAACAAGTATCTTTATTAGGTTGATTCTGAGGTTATCTTCAACAATCCGTAGGCAAGTCTGAAGTTCTCCATGGAGGtctaaaatatgttttttttgtaTATTCCAGATGAACGAATTTACGATATACAGCGTACACTTCTCTGCGGGAACATTCCCTGCAGCATACTTCCTAGTTCTTTGGTGTCAAGAGCACAGGCGCCGTTCTGCATTAGCCGCGATTCGTTTCACAGGGTTCCTTAATGACACTACACAAAGCGTTGTAGTTACCCCGTAGATTAACAGCCCTAGTTACCCAGTGCCCATGAAAGCACCTATGCATTTACGGATATCGAGATGAACGAGGATATTTCTGCAAAGAAACTTCACCAAGGATTCCACCTCCCCTTGCCATCAAATTTACAGTTTTCTGATGTGGTGACGTATGCCCGGAAGCGTTATTCTTGCTGTAACAAAACAGAAGCCCTACGCTTCACCTGACAGGTGTCTTGGTCCGTAGAGGAAGTGCACAATATCAGAGAGCTGTTGAACAGTGGGGCCTGCCATTTCTCCACAAGTGTCTCTTCGCACCTCGTGTATGGTAGAATTTCACGATTTATCTGAAGAAGTTCGTAGGAAATAGTAGTCTTGTCTGCAAGAAAAATTTGCGAATAAATTATTACACTTTCTGGTAGAATGTAACGATTTATCTGATGAAGTTTGTAGGAAATAGTAGACTTGTCTGCAAGAAAAATTAGCGAACAAATTATTATACTTTCTGGTAGAATTTCACGATTTATCTGAAGAAGTTCGTAGGAAATAGTAGTCTTGTCTGCAAGAAAAATTAGCGAATAAATTCTTACACTTTCTGGTAGAATTTAACGATTTATTTGAAGAAGTTCGTAGGAAATAGTAGTCTTGTCTGCAAGAAAAATTAGCGAATAAATTCTTACACTTTCTGGTAGAATTTAACGATTTATTTGAAGAAGTTCGTAGGAAATAGTAGACTTGTCTGGAAGAAAAATTTGCGAATAAATTATTATACTTTCTGAAGACACTGGAAGTAAGTAGGAGTAAATACGTCGTTATTACTTTCACAGATGCACGATTCAGTTACTAGAAATAATTGAAGAAAATACGCTTTCAAAGAGAAACCGGTTGATTATCGTACTATCGcaaaggtaattttttttttagatttgcgGGACATCCCTCTGTATAATTGGCCATGAATGCAATATTTTCTAGTAAAGCGTAAATTATCAAAATTCAACGCAAGCAAAGCTTGTGTGCGCCACGTCAATCCGAAATGAATAATGCAGTTAAACTCGCACCCCAGCTGAAAAAAATTTATAAGCGTTCAATATTGCGAGTTGCAAGATTCATATACAGCGCCAACatagaaacaatacgaaaagaaCTAGACCTCTGTATTGGTATCTTTAGGACATGCCACTAGTTTCATCTGTGTACtgtaagaaaataaatattactTCCGATTGAACTCCGCCATTACGCGTTTGTATATTCATGAGTGTGACTGCCTGGACGCCCCAAGGGCCATATCCGCGAAGGGCACACGGCACTAGTAGCACGCGGGAACAGGAACGCTGTTTGAGTGTTCTCAAGCATTAGTTGGTGAAACCTGAAATTGGAGGCATCCCAAATAGAGAAGATTCAGAAATAATGGGCACCCGGTACATTTTCATAATTTTTTATAATCGTCTTCAGTTGCAATATTCTTGCAATGTAAGTTTTGTCATGAAACGCGTTGAAAGTGCTGGTCACGCTAGCGATGGTAACTACATAATAAATTGCCGATTTGAGCAAATCTTTGGCATTTATGTAGCTAATCTCGGACCTATGCAATGAACTGGAATAAATGTAATGTAGTAAATATTGATGGAGTAATGTTCTAAAAACTAATCACATGGAAACAAATTGCCCATTTGGACGAAATCGATTGGCGCAGTGagctgtaaataaaaaaaaaatattatataaaTTTCTTTTGTCCTACTTCGTTGCATACATCCCTATGTGCGAAATGAGTGTACAAAATTTGCTTCGAAAATATTTGTTAAGAAAAATGTTATAAAAGTTTGTGAAAGATGAGGTGCAGCCAAATCTCGTTTTGAGAAAAACCTAAACAATTGCTCGAAACTATGTGAAAGATTTCGATAACAACACATAGAGGACTAAAATGCACCACGTTCATAGCTGGGGCCCCCGTGAGATGCACTAGAGTTTCGTTTTATTGGTGTGTCTGCGCATCGACAACACAAATTAAAAAAAGTGTTTTGAATACCATTTTCATAAAAGAAATAGTACTAATTTTCGGAGGCAGTGCAATGTGGTTTCGGTTTCGCAACCCGAGGGTATGGGCTGGAAAACTCAAACTCCCAAACTAGTGACGAGAAGAGAATAATTTCTTTTACTACATGTTTCTGAATGGTTGGGCATACATAAAACGTAAAAAAATATTATATTGTAAGAAAATTGACCTTCCAACCTTAAAGGCCgctaataataaaattaaacaatTTCCGACCCTGCGGCTTTATCAAGTTTACATTTGCAGTGCGCGTACATGCTAAGCGATTATAGGCAATTTAGAGCAGGTGAAATTTCGTTGTAGTCGGCCTTTAAGTGGTTTGGGTAAGAGTTTCGGGGAATCAAATTAGCTCACTCTCGGCTGTGTATCCCCAACCAGCGATGGTGACCGGCTTCCCTGTGAGGTTCAATTTTTCTTCCGGTAAGCACACTGGCCTCACAAAGTGATCTATGTACAGAGATTCCTGCAACTGTGGAAAGGGAAACAATAAAGTACAAGCGTAAGCAGCCAATCAATAATGCCAAAAACAGTATGCAGACTCGGAGCCTTTCACCGGCATTATATTTTCTAGAACAGTCAAAGCCCCCATGGTTGTCAAAGCCGAACATGTATAGATCGTTGCAGCATAATTAATCTGGACTGCCTATATCggttcttaaagaaaaatgttcagtGGAGCAAGCATGAAAGCATACTGTTCcataataacaaattcatcaatCGTAGCGAGAGCAGCCCTTTTGTGAGCGACAGAAGAAATAAGTAAAATTTTAGTAGCGCTACGCCTATTAGTCAATGGTATTTCTGATATGAAATAACCACTGGGGGATTTACAAAGAGCGACAGAGAGAAATGTCACGTTAGAATTCCAGCAACTCATCTTGTTTAGCTCAGGGATACCAATTTAAAAGCAGTGGCGGGAATTTTGCTGCTGGAAATATTCAGCGCAACCAAGTAATATAACGACAAACTGGAAGCGATAATTGACTTCAGTAcgaacattcatcatcatcatcatcatcatcaccatcatcatcctattttatgtgcactgcatgACTAtggccgtcctcgactgcgcttcccttcccttcgcacccattctgtaacagtaatgatccaccggttaactAACCTACGAATTACACGGGCATTGCCTTTATCTAGCTTAGATTTATATATTGTATTTGTGTCCCTTTAACAGCAGCACCAACGTTGCTCTGCGAATTCTGTGCTTTCTAGCTCAGTCTAGATTTGCAGTGCCCCATTTTCAAGCTAACCATGCTTCTACTATTCAGTGTGGCACAAATATGGCGTAATTTTTAGAAGCGCTGAGTTCTAGTGCATCAAAGCGACCATTGCGTCAAGCTTTTTGACCATAAATACACAATAAATACACTGAAGTATTGTTCTTCGATACTAACAAATACAATGTTTAcacacttcttttatttttttctgaacaTCAGTGCGGCTCTTTTTTGTGTCTCAACTGCAACCAAGAGCTAATTTTTGTGAAAAGGCGGATCTTGTGGCGAAGTAGGGACATTGCTGGGGATAGATCATTCACTTTACTTTTTGTGTCTTTTATGCTTTACCAAGACCTCGTGCATGCTAACAATAAGGTTACTGTCTGTATTTGCGTTGGCTCCAATATTCAGCGTCTGCCAATGATATTTATATAATATTTTAGCCTAGTGCGTACTTCAAACATCGGCGAGGAGGGTAAAATATACAAAAAATAGCGACAAACCTGTACAGGCATTTGCTTGAAATTTTTTCAAATGGTAAAGACAATTATGATGATGTCCAGGTCCATCGATCACAGCGCGTTTCGAAAGATGTTGATGCGCAGTTAACAAAAATGACCATAGCTTTGATCACTTGGAAAATTACCTATTCAGGCGCTTGCTTCAATAATTACCTCAACAGGAACAGGTTTTGTGCATAGTAGATGAGCAGTAACACTTAAAAAAAGAACTACTTTTTATAA
The nucleotide sequence above comes from Dermacentor andersoni chromosome 10, qqDerAnde1_hic_scaffold, whole genome shotgun sequence. Encoded proteins:
- the LOC126543424 gene encoding trypsin-1-like, which translates into the protein MGKVARKNAQHSIPVAYVGTAFTLGCFIFVFLSSVTVSGKKMSDPECGRSTPASRIVMGRAISRTRLPWIVYIESTRYVSSTTRTKQVCGGSLIAHNYVVTAAHCVVDSEGKKVHKVVIYYNATKPQQGPEVRAEVIILHPNYDDATLVNDIALLKLQESLYIDHFVRPVCLPEEKLNLTGKPVTIAGWGYTAENKTTISYELLQINREILPYTRCEETLVEKWQAPLFNSSLILCTSSTDQDTCQGDSGGPVTMWRHGLGYQVGIVSFGLGCARPNGTSLHTNLRFYLPWIASEISSRRGQHVIYPSDADNQHVTTPSKETNTPHAETPNGKIEDLFLQLQEKSLVLGNLAHSSTNGEAQPSKTRAQEERKDKRLLRARPE